One Ancylobacter novellus DSM 506 genomic window, CGCTGGGCGATGCGCATCTCCGTCAGCAATGCCGTGACCACGCAGGAGGACATCCGCCTCTCCGCCGAGGCGATCATTCGCTGCTGGCGCTCCGTTGCCAGTTCGGCCGCGCGCGGCTAAGCGGAGGCCGGGCGCGACAGGCGCGCCGGACGGACGGGTGATGACGGACAGCCTCATCTATAAGATCGCGCCGCGTGCGCTCTGGCAGGCGGCGGAAGCGGCCGGGCGCTTCGAGGGCGCGCCGGTCGACGTGGCGGACGGCTTCATCCATTTCTCCACGAGCGCCCAGGTCGCCGAGACCGCGGCGAAGCATTTCGCCGGGCAGGACGATCTCCTCTTGGTGGCGGTGCGCACCGAGCGGCTTGATCCGGCGCTTCTGCGCTACGAGCCCTCGCGCGGCGGCG contains:
- a CDS encoding DUF952 domain-containing protein — protein: MTDSLIYKIAPRALWQAAEAAGRFEGAPVDVADGFIHFSTSAQVAETAAKHFAGQDDLLLVAVRTERLDPALLRYEPSRGGDLFPHLYGPLDLQAVAWVRELPLGPHGRHLFPAFEG